Part of the Amphiura filiformis chromosome 9, Afil_fr2py, whole genome shotgun sequence genome is shown below.
GTTTACTCCTTCAGTATTTTGTTATCATGGTTGTTGAAGtaatgttgtttttgctatattATCACACCCGATGTGGACTTTATAAAATGGCGTGTAATAAAAGCAtagcttgttttatttcttcttttgcctgggtcaTTCATTCAGAGGATGTTTTAATGTATCCTCTcatcttccatgaggcccaggggcaGGGGCGTCGCAGACCAATCGGGTTGTAGAAGGGCACAGCATAtgttgccgacggaaatattttttcctAATAAAATTGAGAATATTGTAGATccttttttttagccaggacgccCACGAATCTAAAAAGTGTTtgtaggggtggggtgtgtgtgtgtgtgtttgggggGGTCACAATGTTTCCTCTACAGTAACAATTACATGAACAATATTGTATTCAAACAATTGCTCAAGGTCATAACAACCGTAACAgcacatttatttttatatttgccGACAATCctaattttgccgacaaaattaagAATTGGGTGGAGGTGTCTCACTCCCCCTACACCCCTTAGCGACGGGCCTGCCCAGGGGCACATTAAAATATACGTCAAAATATATCCAAATTAATTTAACAAAACGTTTAAATACATATGATACATAAATATATAAGCATATACACAATCATGAACTTAATGGGCAAAACAATCCATAAATAGCCAACACAGACATTTAAATACGAaataattttatcaaaatataaaaataataattataatttgcAAGCAAAAACTCGACAATACTTGAGAAAAAATTTCAGATGAGAAAATATTTCAGATTTCCATAATACTAGCCAAAATACAACATAAAAGGCATGTTTTTGAAAAACATAATTAAACAGTTAAGACCGTTAAAGTTATAAGACACAGTAGAATTTATATAACAAGGAAATTCACCATCTGGTATTTGAATTAAATAAAGACATTTCACAGAGTATAAAACAGTTAATGATTTAAAGCACACTAACAATAATTGATATAGTATAATTGATATGCCATTTCAATTATAattgaaaactaaaattttgatTTCAACATTGGCAAATACAAGTTAAGgacatttttatcaatttttatagtgaattaaggttattaattattttaaactgttgtgatttggtagttcacagcatcttacgaatggtagtgagctttggcaaaaattgcattgctcaattcatagcgatcgtgtagaagaattaaaatatcacagatatacttttataggtgctgcggttcttgagttacgttgtgaagagggctgaaacaacaacacttttgtaaaacgtacataactaattaacaacaataaattaagcaagtttgcagagtatacgatttgtagaatgaacttttgcaaaacatcaaggtgttaattttcaataatatattgatctacataatgaaaatcgatatttaggttgcttcgaccaacaataccccgtctacccttaaaacattatgcgtgggtgtgtgtgggggggtggtggGGAGGGGTGTGTGTGGATGTAAGGCCTGGGGTGGGTGGATGTATGTAGGCTATATAATACTCAGGTCATAGTCAGGTGGGTCGGACCAGTGGTgtcgatttctttttgacattgaggggggggggggggggttggaaagaaattcttgaagtatagtgaatccagcaccttttggcgaccaattaagtttatggtacatgCGCGCGAAGCACCAAACAAATTTTGCTATATTGCagttaaaatgtgaaatatgtgcAAAAGTGGCCAAATATGCAGAGGTTGATTTGGTTAGAAACTCACATACAGGCGTCACCATGGGGGCGGTATtgaatggaccatcccccctggcaaaatattttttgggatTTACCGCCCCCAtctccccggatctacgcctatgggtcGGATACGAGCTCGCCATGTTtaacgtcgccattggattaacatgtaatcatgaaatcttcacaaacaataatATTCTAAACATTtggtgtcaaaacaaaattatgttattctaaggggctgtgcaataattatgagccgccccccccccccccccccgtggggTACAATTTCCAAACAGCGTGCCAAATTCGCTTGCCCTCGATCCCCTCATCTAGGCCTGCCAAAAATAGCTTTACCCCTCACGATCTGCCAACAATCCCCCCCCTTGTCACTGTCTTTAAGATCTATTATATAAAAGGAGCCCATGGATGTGTACGTCCCAcccctcggcttgccaacaattgcccccccccccttcagttgGCCGAAAATTCCCGCCACCCACCCACCAGCCCtcgttcataattattgcatagcctctaaaaccgttggggttcgacaaagtaccccacagTAAGTATGTCGTTTTTCAATCTGTATGTAACTGCTGATCGTCTATTTTGtacgggctgtcagccttgtagttTCGTCAGCCCCGTAATTCTCGTGTCACGTAGTGTCCCATACCGGCTGTGACATTGGAGTATTTGAAACCATCGGACACGTGAAATATGCCGTCATCAATCAGACGCTACCACATTATGAACTATGCCTTCTTTAATCGGTAGGCCTTAATCAGTCCCTAGTATACATGTTAAATATGCCTTCATCAATGAGGAGTTTCCACAGAGCGTTCTCTTTGTTCCAGTCGTGGTAAAAAGCATCAGTTATGCCAGTGGATTTGGTAAACTTTTGATCGTAGTAATGGAATGTAAACTTGTTCGGATCACCCATAAACCCATATGCATTAACCTGCGGAAGTATGAAGAAAAGTGGAATATGTCATTATGTACTTACGATTTCACTGCTACATAATTATTCCAAATACAGAAGATGCTTGACTTcctttttattttgatgaaaagaaGATACAAAATAGTATATCTTTGATGATTTCCGTTACTAATTACATCACAAAATGTCCAAAGTAGTGTCCCCATACTCCGCTTTACCATTACGCAGGGAAGAATTTATTCAAGGTCCTTGAACTATGTTTCTTCTCTTTGCTACAAAACAAAATCAGCTTATAAGTGCCACAAGGTTGCAACGGTCTaccggggtgatgtaaggcaaCAGGAAGGACTAGTTTAGAGCTATGAAAAGTGTCATTGAGGAATAGGTTATTGGTAGCTCTTAGTGCAGTCTTGGAAGTTGTGTCCATGATAATTTTTATCTCCCTACTTGTAACTTCTAAAACTGCAAGGCATTTGCTCAGTGAGGTATTGTAAAAGTCTTTGCCCTACTTCAATTGGGAAGTAGTGGGTGTACCAACCCGTATTCTCACACTCAGCTACAAGGTCTTGATATTTACACTTTTTCCTGGCATATGCATTGGAGAAGATTTCCTCCATTGGACAAGTGAGTTCAATTATAGCTGTCTCTGCTATTTGGGAAGGGAATTCTATTTGTTTGTGTTCTTCATCCATTAGGACTTTCCAGTAGTTGGCTTTTTGTGGGATGTTAGTAAATTCCTTCTTTGGAAGAAGTAAAGATGGGTTCCTGTAGGCTGTACCATCTGCAGTGCGGCATGCGATAGTAGCCATGTTATCTGGCATGTTTCCTATGATTAGCCTCATCGATGAAAGTCATCACATCAGTTGCTGTGGCTTTTTATGTTTGTTCATGACTCTAGTTGTATCGCCCACTTTGCAGTGAGAAGTTGCAGCCATTTAGAATATGGAACAGTGTACAGTTGCTGTGATGGCATAGCTGGCAGGATCCTAGATTGGTCTTGCCGCATAACCTTAGGTTCTTGGGGGGTTGGCAGTTGGTCATGTATGGCATTAATATGGAACGACAACAGCTCGGTGTCCAAACATACATCAGCTTCTTCCATAATGTGTCAACTTGCATGGTGGAGTACCACTTCAGCCCCTGCTTAGCACAACCATATAGGTAGACAAGCATATCATCTTCATCCACATCTTTAACAATTCCAGCCAAGCACTTCCTGTGTTCCTGCGGCTTCATGTCTTTGATCAGCTTCTGGTTCTTTCTAAAGTCACGGCCTGCTCTATATTTTGTGCTCTGCACATCTCATTTAGTATTAGATTGCGTTCTCTCTTCTCTAGTTCCTTGACTCCATTCCATGTGACTTGCTTTGCCTTCTTTCTGAGACAGTCTTTATACAGAGCTTGAGTGCTTCCATCTATAGAGTGTTTGTTGAGATGGTACTTGGATACTTGCATGTACTTTACAGGGCCCTGTTGGTGGTGCATCGGCCTACTCCAGCCCATCTCTTCAAGTGTTTGGTGCAGGTATCCTCTAGATTCAAAAACGTCATTAGGAAGTTGTAGATGGTGAACTCCCATGTCTGTTTGGGTATGATTGCGTTGTTGTAAATCCACATCTTCATGATACTGTAGAGTTGGCTCTTTTCCGTTGTTTTCAGCATACATGTCAGTTCGTCTTTCACAGATTGTCTGATGGCATGGTCTGTTTAGTCTTCAAAGATTAACTTGCCAAGATATCTCATCGGCTGACTGACTGTGGATGCTAGCAATGGATCTACTATTATTGTAAATTGTtcttttagtgtgcattcgcatgtaacatcattataatgacatttaagcccacaatgatgtatgttcctgtaacgtattcgtattacgcgggctttggatgtcgacattttcccatgatgcactgcgtattttggcctcaacCCAGCGACCACTCGAGGCGCATCGTATAGGGACGTATGCTGCGTATTCAGTTTTCTGTCCTTCTCGTCTATAAAGCAATAGATTGATAATGGGCCTATAGACTAGTTTTGTATATAGCCCTAATTTGATACTAGGCTTAAAGACACAATGAAGACACTGGAATAAACATTTTCACGTGTTAAGCACAGGAAATTACAACTATTAAATTTATACGTTACatgtttttttaactttaaattgcaattttttacCTCATCACACGTGTGGAGTGCAAGGAATAGCATGATTGCCCCAGTCGTTGCTCGGCCTTGGTTTTGTAACTTTTTAGAATTTAACCATCTGTTGATGAAACAATATTAACGACACATTAGatatataacaacattttactcaagttatcttttgaataaagtgttcaatcccaaaagggagagcgtataaaaattcaaagaacagaccttccacgTTACTATGAGTTTcataaaaggcaatcgtcagacgacacgatgaaatgcttcgggtggactaccatctcttaggaatgtgaaagaatatacattccatggtgtcaacacagccaaagtctattcacagtcagtctgtctatcggagaaaTGATGTCAGAAATCTCAAGTTAGACAtcttttgaatgaaaagtgctcaatcccatatATATGCAATTCACATCAAAGTCTTAcacccccctccacacacacccccccacacacaccctcaCACTGCCTTCTTCGtgttcttaaagccatattataacatttgttgaggaggacaccctcacaACATGCTTATTTTACACGCATATTaaacaatataccctgcaaaatcaagactctaggtctgtagttttgtcaaaatctgagattttgaataaacgagAACCCCTCAattgatggaattattagtcgaacgcataaaATAACACACGTTGCGTCGAAATTACACAACAAAGGTCGTGACCGAATGAGTGGTGcagacatgtgcgctggtagtaaaaaTTTCTTTGCTTTTAGCTCAAAAAGGATATATctgacacattttatggcaaagaaatgctaatctattttgtttattCTTAGATTGAGCCCCTCAATTGACAAAAATAAGCgctcgaaattcaaaaaaaaattaaatgacacCAAATCTTTGTTTATTCTTAGATTCCTTGACAAAGcgccttttcaaaaattggtttttaaATATGTGGAAAATAGTTCTGACCTGTTGTCAACATATCTGCAAAAGTCTGgatgaacaattttaatttcCTCAGCAGCTAAAGGTTTTGGAAATACGAATGGTTTTCTGTGAATGGAAAAGAATTTAAAATtgccatatttaaaaaaaaagacaattttactTAACAGATTCTGTTGAGAATATTAACAACGCTTCATGATGATATATCAAGTAAAACGTCAGTAGCTATTCGAATAATTTACAAGCATGAAATGAAAATCAtcaattttactgtagaaacctatggtgggtcTCATCAACCCCTCCTATATGGTCATTTGTAATGACAGTTCCTATcctcgggtaaggtgctggggtaaaatttttatcactaaattaagcgcaaaggatggatctacgattagcttatgtCGTTTATGCGTAAACTCGAGCGTTTTATTCTTATGacggatataaaataaaactccGGATATATTATAAaatcttaaattttactgtaataagAGCAAAAGCCTTAgcctttcacgtggtattttattACACCAATGGgcaatacaatcatgtaaaaagtaaaaatacaagaaaaatgctgtggagcaaatcacacactTCATGGCTTTAAGTCTCAGCAATTCAGGGAGAATTTTGGCACACAGTTTGTGAATTTAGAACAATATTGTTGGATTTACAGCAATTTTTGTTTTCGATCTCCCATTTACCACCAATCAGGCAGTTTATTAGATTACCTTTTAGCGGTTTCTCCATTGTTTCCCTTGGGTAAGGCACCATTTGTCAATGCAGCATAAATGTATCGATACGCCCAATCATTCTCTGGAAAAAATACGTATCGTATCTTTGGATTCCACGGAGGCGCCGAGAAgcctttcattttcatttctgtGATGGCATTGGAGAGAGTTACCATTCCGAAGCAATAAAACGAAGTCTTATTACCTACATCCTTTTCGTGTCCGTCTGTGATAGCCACATTAGTTCTGCGGTGTATGTGTATGAAAGGGGAATATTTTGAGTTGAATTACGTTGTGTAAGCCttttatacgagggtcattcattcATGTTAGTCTACATGTATATAGTCACCAGGTGGCTTTGCCATACACATAAGTGATTTATTTTTCTATCCTTTCTACCTTGTGGTACTGACTTAAGTTTTGTGTTGGGATTCAAAAGTCGCCCTCCTGTAAggctgttgtcgagtagaattttcattgtcgacaGTCGTCAAATCCgacaaaaaaaaattaccatatggtcatgttttttatactgggcacctaaaaagggtggctctattgcattcttactcatcaagacatgtttacatgtatgttgtttatttatttgatgtttattatgagcttgtctggtactattttgttccttagacattggcctttcaatttctgaaacaaaaatttatgattttcatttgtactaattactgcaACTCGTTCAggctaattagtcaggggtggctcatgtgatggaggatcatgtggtggaggatcacaatgctgtacaatggtgatcctccaccacatgatcttcaataaacattattgatggatttctaaTTTCTACTTGTTTTTGTACTTTTGGCTAAATtatatcatgtttagcattcattgcctcagtatttgttaattagacaattaaaatttactaattacttgttgctacactaataaagttcattgacctctatGCATTTGAATAGAGATTTAATGTAGggaacattcaaaagggtgctacGGGCAAACAAAACATGGTAAaaggctcaaatttcttaagcagaccttggttgtgatcctctttactttagtaaactaaaaactaataaaacataggtttgcgacaaatctgaaagagcgccctcacactcaattttggtccaaaaagtcaatttttacaaaaacgctttgtcgaattcttttttaactttcaaaactggattgatgtgcttattttacatctagttacatacctcaatcatgaaaatttgcatttccagtgccaaataaggtatgttttgaagaaatttatataaatatagatAGATTTTTGACAACCCTGTATCTACATTTTGAATTACTTGACCGCCATAAGTTCCATatgactgggtgggcaattaagttagctattttaaacatttgtcaaatttttacattatCGATGTACGTCggggggtgacacccctaactgaattaatattttcatccttattttgcttgttacaccctgtatattttatgggccaccctgtataatgactcccattgtttcgtttctgaaatcatccgagtatatgctctcagaatatatactttaattgggttctaatgtaaacttttgaagttatagtaccaaacctgtaaaaacaTGTGATTCGCTTGACaaatacacatgcaacgcaattggtgcccaacataaaaaacatgaccatataccATACGCATCATCAGAAAAACTGATATTTCAATGGAAAGATAATCTGTACCACTTACGAATGAAATAGAAGACTGATGCAGTTATTTAATGGTAAATAATAGCGATGTTAAGTGTATcttaagcttatctctaatatttttGTCGACAATTGTTTGACAATCGAGAAAATTACTTTGTCGACAATACTTTGTCGACAATACTGTCGACAACAGCCTTGTTGACAACATGTGACGAAGCGAGGTcgcttatttagccagtattgATGATTCTGTATCAAGGATATTGAAAATATGAAGGAAATTTGGACTATTAATATGACCCATTTTGTCTTATAATAAAGCAATAGTGAGAAATTTGAAGTGCGTGTGAGATTGTAAAAGGATATTGCAATTTGCATATTTGATAAGAGGAAGTTCCCGCAACTACTATACCTGGACTCCGCTCAAGCATGACATTGACTTATGATAAATACAAGTTTGAATTAGCGAGgttgaatacttgattacgtaatgacatttctacgtaatgacattagcactgcctgatttatgctGAAAAGTAGTGGAGAAAATAACGAGCCAAATTGAGgttttgttacataattccaaatatctcgagaataaaagtatggaatcttacggttttgcaatttggtagaccgataacataggttGATGCTACACCCTTTttagacctataccatttttaattaaaaatcaggtatcattttgaatatctccaattttcaGCACGCTTTATCACCCATTGGTCATTTACATAATAAAGGATAACAAGATTGATCGATGACAAATTTTGACAAATGGCACCTGGTTTGGATTGGAtaactactgattattaaaagGGGATGTTTCGGTGGTGAattcacaaacatttctttcttaatgaacccttctTGGCCATGATTATTTAATTAGAGTAGCACGCCATAGAGAGGCGCTGGattgaataaaaaatttaaacTGTAAACGGTTCGTTTAATTCTAGCATTACACTTAGTATAGCGAATGGCTTACACTGTTACTGTTCCACAACCAGTTTTATTTAGTCGTattttagcgcttttttgatgaaattgtccttttttcatacatttttggaatttttaacGCATGCGAATATTTTTTTACTGTATCAATTTCTATGTCACACCATACCAAAATTCATATTGTTTAGTTTTcgagataattttgatttttgtttttactttgtgTTCGTCTCTCACTATTTTAGGTTTTCATACAAACTACTACTTGTAACGCACTGCGGACGCGACATTTACAGTGTTGTACTCCATCACGCGGTTCTTACAACGCACCAAAATTTCCAacgaaaaagtatcattttgaaaataaagttatgatGGTCGTGTAATGTATTCTTAATAACAGTCTTATTAAAGTGGTTCTACTGTGATTACTGCGATTTGTACGCCTACATGAACGCAAGAATGAACGCACGTATAAACGCCCGTGTAATCGCACAGACCGCGCAGGTCGTATGGGCTATCGCAATCCCTCTATTCTCAAAGGAGAGTGTGGGAACTCTTCACTTATGCCGAAAAGATTATAAAAATACCTGCCTAAACACGTAGTCATGCGAATCAATTTCAAGGCCAATTTTCGACCCGTTCAGGATCCCTCCATTCCCTACTACCGCACAGCGTTTACAAGTTCCGTTAGCAGCATTGTTATTAGCTAGTAAATCGTCAAATAGGAATTGATTACTGGTAGTATTCAGAAGAGCCATCGTTCTTGTAATAACTGAAAACAAATGAAGAAGATGAGCAAAGAAAACTGACAACAAATGGGGAAGGTGACTACATagctagtttttttttttaattcaggatGGTTGTATTGATATGATTGATTCAGCATCGCAGTATATAAGTTAGTCAGCAACTAAATGTGTGTTTTTTGGTCAGTTTCGTTTTATAACATCATGAGAAACCAGAACTACacaaaattgatataaagggcGTTGGCTTAAAAAAAAGTTATGCCTTGTTATGCAAATAGACAATTCCACGTTTTGTGGAATTTATGCTGGATCTCGGAGCTTGTTCCTTTGTTATTCTAAATTTTGTCCCTATTTTCTGCGCACAGGGTCCTTCCTatgaacatgaaaagagtgtATCGCACGTGTATGTCTTGCGGAGTAAATATCACATTAGTATACTCAGAGATTGTAATGTCAGTCACGCAGTGTTAgagtaatatactgcgccaagaaagtatccttacacttggaaaaataatcacaatttcaaaagtgaaccatattgggttaaattttttttttaatagatgcacattttgacaccccattgaatccaatttgacttcaagaagcaaagttacaagcatttgattagacgaaggtccagttttaaaagtgacacactggcctattcaaaaatccacggactagacattttggtttgagagtggtaaatggctaatttgtgtgtgcttaatttaaaacaaaaggaacaaaagaaaactgaaacaaaagaactgacaaataaaatgtaagttatgaaaagtacagagaagtaaaaactgaaataaatacagctttaaataaagtttcattaaagaaactgtgtagtctctttgttagcttttgttgcgcttgttggaatcttgtTGCGCCTCGTATAGGcgaatttgtcacttttaaaactggaccttcgtctattcaattgcttgtaactttgcttcttgaggtcacattggattcaatgtggtgtcataatgtgcaggattatatagtgcatctattacaaaaacaaatttaccccagtatggttcagttttgaaattgtgattatttttccaaggtgtaaggatactttattggcgcagtatatgtgatgcgatcaagcaaaatcagtcggaactcggaaatattgattttgagctacagccatacaaaggaaatatttccttttgtttcctcttgttttggaaactctttaattgctcatatctttggaactggttgttcaatttcaaaggGGTTTTCTGCAGAAGTcagatttgtaaatgtttttactatcctataagaaattgaaaattcgagatccgactgattttgcttgatcgcatcacatatgatcattattttgtacaattaaaTAGGAGAGCAAGTTAATTATAAACTTCACATACATTCATATTTACTATATTTCCATCCCATCATATCTCGATAATTCTTCAGACGGTTGTACTCAGATTTGGTGACATGTTCAGGTAATAGTAATATGGGAACCTTTGCATTATATTTTCCATTAAGCGCCTTGCTACTGGCCATTTTGTGTCTTACGCTGGTGCAGTGCTGAAACAAAATGAGTAAGTTCATGACACATGTATCTGGATGCAATTGATCATGAAGTTATCATTACGCGAAGTGTTGTAGCGAATATACATTATGGGGCAAGATAATTGCGATTTGAGCCCTTTTTGAAACTTTCCATTTACTAACTAAAAATAATGGTACCGCAATAATGTACCTCTCTGGATCATAATCTATATAAACTTGTAGCACACATGAAGGGGgtaaaaatggcttttatcatcaAATTTGCCGATTTAAATACACACTGTTGCTGAACTATATCTATATCAAGGTCTTTGCCTCCAGCAATAATAATATCCGGTACAAACAGCTGAAGAGCAGATCCATATCCTTTTAGAGGATATCCTGTTGTTTGTAGTGGCGGTATCAATACCCTGGATATTAGTCATGTCCCTTTACAGCAATGGTATATCTATgcggtcaagttagctcaatcgttaaggcgttcgactatggtgcgagaggttgcgggttcgaaccctggcgaagcctagtatgctctcgtggaaaaattgagttagcttgaaattaccctggacaaggaactatactgctaattgtctcgttgtaacccgtacgaaactcggggagctgatcctggttgtgatggttatttgtgaaatgtctagggtgtgcgctcttgtagcagcaaagttcctgatttgttgttaaatggtttatggaatgatgtggggccgtagtggtcagcgacaacctgtaaagtgtgctgaggcttgtggattaacgtctaggcgttgtgcatgtgcgtagcacactataaatcactgcggtttttttttcttcgtttatacaaaatcattctaaatcaacaaaagatatttcaattagactggttctattctgcaaaaaaatcgcgttcctagcggcaagtttgcgtaaaagttggcaaccagcttatttttgttaatttgggtatgctgaactcgaatctgttgtctaccaagcaatattttgagaccgtgaTCCTCAAAAAGACCCCATAAGATCGCATGGGGGCAAAATTCacttttattccaataacactttcaaatatCAAATTACGCGTCTTGCCCCATGGATTCCAGAAAtttaatgtgatgtaatgtaatgaaatGCCTGTACGAACTATCGTTAAGAAGTTATGTCGCAGAAAAGGTCACAGGCCGTTTTACCtattgtgtatgggtcaaaagtcaaagtggCAATATTG
Proteins encoded:
- the LOC140161023 gene encoding alpha-N-acetylgalactosaminide alpha-2,6-sialyltransferase 1-like, whose protein sequence is MASSKALNGKYNAKVPILLLPEHVTKSEYNRLKNYRDMMGWKYSKYEFITRTMALLNTTSNQFLFDDLLANNNAANGTCKRCAVVGNGGILNGSKIGLEIDSHDYVFRTNVAITDGHEKDVGNKTSFYCFGMVTLSNAITEMKMKGFSAPPWNPKIRYVFFPENDWAYRYIYAALTNGALPKGNNGETAKRKPFVFPKPLAAEEIKIVHPDFCRYVDNRWLNSKKLQNQGRATTGAIMLFLALHTCDEVNAYGFMGDPNKFTFHYYDQKFTKSTGITDAFYHDWNKENALWKLLIDEGIFNMYTRD